A single window of Syngnathus acus chromosome 23, fSynAcu1.2, whole genome shotgun sequence DNA harbors:
- the shank3b gene encoding SH3 and multiple ankyrin repeat domains protein 3 isoform X2, whose translation MPLSPAADTKHDRPRQQAVTNGNATGSPVARDDDAEDAPSGNSIVVRIGIPDLQQTKCLRLDPELPVWTSKQRVLVTLTQSLSDVLNYGLFQPAFNGRAGKFLDEERLLKEYPLPPITPIPYLEFRYKRRIYTQTYVDDKQLAKLHTKANLKRFMEHVHQKNVEKVSKWLEKGLDPNFHDSDSGECPLTLAVQLEESCELIKVLRSGGAHLDFRTRDGITALHRAVMCRNSAALTTLLDLGASPDYKDSRGLTPLYHSAMVGGAPYCCELLLQDHATLGMTDENGWQEIHQACRHGNVQHLEHLLFYGADMSSQNASGNTALHLCALYNQDSCARVLLFRGANKDIKNYNNQTAFQVAIIAGNFDLAEIIKIHKTSDVVPFRESPSYTKRRRLGALRSPAGNGLSSPRSLIRSVSDNALESPASSPGPSLQSLEAHLDTHTHSLRRHARRLSPSGHAESSPPSSPPPLTPQLRKKRLYSAVPGRTFIATRSHVPQGSGEIQLHRGERVKVLSIGEGGYWEGNVKGRTGWFPADCVEEVQMRHYDPRLETREDRTKRLFRHYTVGSYDNYTSYSDYVIEEKMAVLQKRESEGFGFVLRGAKAETPIEEFAPTPAFPALQYLESVDQGGVAWRAGLRTGDFLIEVNGADVVKVGHRQVVALIRQGGSRLLMKVVSVSRKSDTNLIRKKAPPPPKRAPSTSLTLRSKSMTADLEDIEKLDEMLAGNAQEVVLRSRPADDFRAATVKQRPTSRRITQAEINSLFERQGLVPPSAPEKSTMALPRGMSRTKSFGAPEDDRISALIHESRFPRSSSLSDSFIPPPPQTAPPPPPSPLFLLDSGPPPSFLPPPPPARGEGLSRSSFKPGAEPRLQELSDAPSRSHAERQRKARSMIILQDTPPPLQPDMHVAAAAMHVSSSHTSTLSLHAVALGHSPLSRRRGRPIENPYANVGQQAPPAKPQRRKSPLLKQLPVEEQGLKEQDAKSEANAPGSPSRAELYQQQVLSERARVHGRRSSLFLSVEGAISDNQAPPLLTQSHSMDDLGELPPPAPVLTPSPTPHTFLHPLTGKPLDPSSPLALALAARERALTARTPSPEPRPKHASASGTPIPTPAASPEGRHKRTPVPTPQSSPEPRSKRATPQTSPEQRSKRTTPQSSPELRHKRITPPLFQDGQVERPEAEGGVTSPAGPTPERWRPVPLANLAHESHSAAVDRRRSLTVGSSEEEGGAYTVTLPPALLSSSDEETREELRRIGLVTPPPGFAAPLSPLAVSPRRGGEGDTGDNEEESRDGSLPPSITLASPPAPPSPSSPPAAGHPSSALKPRLRSPVGRGRSALRDPLLKQSSDSELLPSSPASPAATRQPRYLFQRRSKLWGGGEEEGRPAALGGQGGSASALELSGRAESGLDLANRLHLLNKDSHSLGEEPSPLDPGRRSPVGGARCVASGESKSLFSSLGELHTISQRGYGTTYTVRPGSRYPVTRRSPSPSPSPSDRPPGSSPSPCSERPDLSSGRGLTILKSSSLSLPSEPKEVRFVMRSASARTRSRSPSPSPHASPCPSPVLSGPLLALRPWRQRPLSLWNKYDVGDWLESVGLAEHRQRFQEHEIEGSHLPALTKDDYVELGVTRLGHRINIERALRQLLDSAT comes from the exons ATGCCTCTGAGTCCGGCCGCTGACACCAAACATGATCGCCCACGCCAACAGGCGGTTACTAACGGCAACGCGACAGGCTCTCCCGTCGCCCGGGACGACGACGCGGAGGACGCGCCCTCTGGAAACAGCATTGTGGTCCGCATCGGCATCCCGGACCTGCAGCAGacg AAGTGTTTGCGGCTGGACCCAGAGTTACCCGTTTGGACCAGTAAGCAGAGGGTTCTGGTCACCTTGACTCAGTCTCTGTCGGATGTTTTGAACTATGGTCTCTTCCAGCCGGCGTTCAACGGCCGAGCTGGCAAGTTTCTTGACGAGGAGCGACTTTTGAAAGAGTACCCTCTCCCCCCCATCACGCCCATTCCGTACCTCGAG TTTCGTTATAAACGCAGAATTTACACGCAGACTTACGTAGACGACAAGCAGCTGGCCAAGCTGCACACCAAA GCCAACCTGAAGCGATTCATGGAACACGTCCACCAGAAGAACGTGGAGAAGGTTTCCAAATGGCTGGAAAAAGGCCTCGATCCAAACTTCCACGACTCCGACAGCGGCG AGTGTCCTCTGACGCTGGCCGTCCAGTTGGAGGAGAGCTGCGAGCTGATCAAAGTTCTCCGCAGCGGCGGCGCTCACCTGGACTTTCGTACCAGGGACGGAATCACCGCTCTGCATCGGGCCGTCATGTGCCGAAACAGCGCCGCGCTCACC ACGCTGCTGGACTTGGGAGCCTCTCCGGACTACAAGGACAGCAGGGGTCTGACTCCCCTCTATCATTCCGCCATGGTGGGCGGCGCCCCCTACTGCTGCGAGCTGCTACTTCAGGACCACGCCACTCTAG GCATGACCGACGAGAACGGATGGCAGGAAATCCACCAG GCgtgtcgccatggcaacgtgCAGCACTTGGAGCACCTGCTGTTCTACGGGGCTGACATGAGCTCCCAGAATGCATCGGGAAATACCGCGCTGCACCTCTGCGCTCTCTACAATCAG GACAGTTGTGCTCGAGTATTGCTTTTCCGAGGAGCCAACAAGGACATCAAGAACTACAACAACCAGACTGCCTTTCAG GTCGCCATCATTGCCGGCAATTTCGACTTGGCCGAAATCATCAAGATCCACAAAACTTCGGATGTTG TTCCCTTCCGAGAGTCTCCGTCGTACACCAAGCGGCGCCGGCTGGGAGCCCTCAGGTCCCCGGCAGGAAACGGCCTGTCGTCGCCGCGCTCTCTGATTCGCTCGGTCAGCGACAACGCCCTGGaaagccccgcctcctcccccGGACCCTCCCTGCAAAGCTTGGAAGCGCACCtggacacgcacacgcactcgtTACGGCGACACGCGCGCCGCCTcag CCCGAGCGGTCACGCGGAGAGCAGCCCGCCGTCGTCGCCGCCGCCCCTCACGCCGCAGCTGAGGAAGAAGCGGCTGTACAGCGCCGTGCCGGGACGCACCTTCATCGCCACGCGCTCCCACGTGCCCCAGGGGTCCGGAGAGATCCAGCTGCACCGCGGCGAGAGGGTGAAAG TTCTGTCCATCGGCGAAGGCGGATACTGGGAAGGGAACGTGAAAGGAAGAACGGGCTGGTTTCCCGCCGACTGCGTCGAAGAAGTTCAGATGAGGCACTACGACCCCAGACTGG AGACGAGGGAGGACCGCACCAAGCGACTTTTCAGACACTACACGGTGGGCTCGTACGACAACTACACCTCGTACAG CGACTACGTGATCGAGGAGAAGATGGCCGTGCTGcagaagagagagagcgagggaTTCGGCTTCGTCCTGCGGGGAGCCAAAG CCGAGACCCCCATCGAGGAGTTCGCCCCCACGCCGGCGTTCCCCGCCCTGCAGTACCTGGAGTCCGTGGACCAAGGCGGCGTGGCCTGGAGAGCCGGCCTCCGTACCGGAGACTTCCTCATCGAG GTGAACGGCGCCGACGTGGTCAAGGTCGGCCATCGCCAGGTGGTGGCGCTCATCCGACAGGGCGGCAGCCGCCTGCTCATGAAGGTCGTGTCCGTTTCCCGCAAGTCCGACACCAACCTCATCCGAAAGAAAG cCCCTCCGCCTCCCAAGCGAGCCCCCAGTACCTCGTTGACTCTGCGGTCCAAGTCCATGACTGCTGACCTGGAGGACATAG AGAAACTGGACGAGATGTTGGCGGGGAACGCGCAGGAAGTGGTCCTGCGCTCGCGGCCCGCCGATGACTTCAGAGCGGCCACGGTGAAGCAGAGGCCCACCAGCCGGAGAATCACTCAGGCCGAGATTAAC TCGTTGTTTGAGCGTCAGGGTCTGGTCCCGCCCTCCGCCCCGGAGAAGAGCACCATGGCGCTGCCCCGAGGAATGTCCAGAACCAAAAGTTTTG GCGCTCCCGAGGATGACCGCATCTCCGCTCTGATCCACGAAAGTCGCTTCCCTCGCAGCTCCTCTCTGAGCGACAGCTTCATCCCGCCGCCTCCCCAGACGGCGCCGCCCCCGCCGCCCTCGCCGCTCTTCCTCCTGGACTCGGGGCCTccgccttccttcctcccccctcctccccccgcCCGGGGCGAGGGCCTGAGCCGGTCCAGCTTCAAACCGGGAGCCGAGCCCAGGCTGCAGGAGCTCTCGGACGCTCCGTCCAGGAGCCACGCCGAGCGTCAGAGGAAGGCGCGCTCCATGATCATCCTGCAGGACACGCCGCCTCCGCTGCAGCCGGACATGCAcgtggccgccgccgccatgcaCGTGTCCTCCTCGCACACTTCCACGCTGTCTCTCCACGCCGTCGCCCTGGGACACTCGCCGCTGTCACGCCGTCGAGGGCGACCCATTGAAAATCCTTACGCCAACGTGGGACAGCAGGCCCCCCCGGCCAAGCCTCAGAGGAGGAAGTCACCTCTGCTCAAACAACTTCCAGTGGAGGAGCAAG GCCTCAAAGAGCAAGACGCCAAGTCGGAGGCCAACGCACCGGGCAGCCCCAGCAGGGCCGAGCTGTACCAGCAGCAGGTTCTGTCGGAGCGCGCTCGCGTCCACGGCCGCCGCTcctccctcttcctctccgTCGAGGGCGCCATCTCCGACAACCAGGCGCCCCCTCTCTTGACCCAGAGTCACTCCATGGACGACCTGGGCGAGCTTCCGCCTCCGGCGCCCGTCCTCACGCCCTCGCCGACCCCGCACACCTTCCTGCACCCGCTTACCGGCAAGCCTCTGG atCCCTCGTCGCCGCTCGCCCTGGCTCTGGCCGCACGAGAACGAGCGCTCACCGCCCGCACGCCGAGTCCCGAGCCGCGACCCAAACACGCCTCGGCCTCGGGCACCCCGATCCCCACCCCGGCCGCCAGCCCCGAGGGCCGGCATAAGCGGACCCCGGTCCCCACCCCGCAGAGCAGCCCCGAGCCCCGCTCCAAGCGCGCCACCCCGCAGACCAGCCCTGAGCAGCGAAGCAAGCGCACCACCCCTCAGAGCAGCCCCGAGCTTCGCCACAAGCGCATAACTCCGCCCCTCTTCCAAGACGGACAGGTCGAGCGTCCCGAGGCGGAGGGCGGAGTGACCTCGCCGGCGGGGCCGACCCCCGAGCGCTGGAGACCCGTCCCCCTGGCCAACCTGGCCCACGAGAGCCACTCGGCTGCCGTCGACAGGCGTCGGAGCCTGACCGTAGGCAGCTCGGAGGAAGAAGGCGGCGCCTATACGGTGACCCTCCCGCCCGCGTTGTTGTCATCCAGCGACGAGGAGACGAGGGAGGAGCTACGTCGGATCGGGCTGGTGACGCCGCCCCCCGGTTTCGCCGCCCCGCTGTCCCCGCTGGCCGTAAGCCCGCGCCGCGGCGGCGAGGGCGACACGGGCGACAACGAGGAGGAATCTCGCGACGGCTCGCTGCCTCCCTCTATCACCTTGGCCTCGCCTCCCGCCCCGCCCTCCCCCTCCTCGCCGCCCGCCGCCGGCCACCCCTCCTCGGCCCTCAAACCGCGCCTGCGCTCGCCCGTCGGCCGCGGCCGCTCGGCTCTCAGGGACCCTCTGCTCAAGCAGTCGTCCGACAGCGAGCTGCTCCCGTCCTCGCCCGCCTCTCCGGCCGCCACCCGCCAGCCGCGCTACCTCTTCCAGCGCCGCTCCAAGTTGTGGGGGGGCGGCGAAGAGGAGGGCCGGCCCGCCGCGCTGGGCGGACAAGGAGGCTCCGCCTCGGCCCTGGAGCTGAGCGGCAGGGCCGAGTCGGGCCTGGACCTCGCCAATAGGCTCCACCTCCTCAACAAAGATAGCCACTCCCTGGGGGAGGAGCCCAGCCCCCTCGACCCTGGTCGCAGGTCGCCTGTAGGTGGGGCCAG atGTGTGGCGAGTGGAGAGAGCAAATC GTTGTTCTCCAGCCTGGGCGAGCTGCACACCATCTCCCAGCGAGGATACGGCACCACCTACACGGTGCGTCCGGGCAGCCGCTACCCCGTCACCCGCCGCAGCCCTTCCCCGTCGCCCTCCCCCTCGGATCGGCCGCCGGGCTCCTCGCCCTCGCCCTGCTCGGAGCGCCCGGACCTGAGCTCGGGCCGCGGTCTGACCATCCTCAAGTCGTCCAGCCTCAGCCTACCGTCGGAACCCAAGGAGGTGCGCTTCGTCATGCGCAGCGCCAGCGCTCGAACCCGTTCCCGCTCGCCTTCGCCTTCCCCGCACGCCTCGCCGTGCCCGTCGCCCGTCCTCAGCGGCCCCCTGCTGGCGCTGCGACCCTGGAGGCAGCGCCCGCTCAGCTTGTGGAACAAGTACGACGTGGGCGACTGGCTGGAGAGCGTGGGGCTGGCCGAGCACCGCCAGCGCTTCCAGGAGCACGAGATCGAAGGCTCGCACCTTCCCGCCCTCACCAAGGACGACTACGTGGAGCTGGGCGTCACGCGGCTGGGCCACCGCATTAACATCGAGCGGGCCCTCAGGCAACTCTTAGACTCCGCCACTTga
- the shank3b gene encoding SH3 and multiple ankyrin repeat domains protein 3 isoform X3, with protein MIAHANRRLLTATRQALPSPGTTTRRTRPLETALWSASASRTCSRRSVCGWTQSYPFGPPAFNGRAGKFLDEERLLKEYPLPPITPIPYLEFRYKRRIYTQTYVDDKQLAKLHTKANLKRFMEHVHQKNVEKVSKWLEKGLDPNFHDSDSGECPLTLAVQLEESCELIKVLRSGGAHLDFRTRDGITALHRAVMCRNSAALTTLLDLGASPDYKDSRGLTPLYHSAMVGGAPYCCELLLQDHATLGMTDENGWQEIHQACRHGNVQHLEHLLFYGADMSSQNASGNTALHLCALYNQDSCARVLLFRGANKDIKNYNNQTAFQVAIIAGNFDLAEIIKIHKTSDVVPFRESPSYTKRRRLGALRSPAGNGLSSPRSLIRSVSDNALESPASSPGPSLQSLEAHLDTHTHSLRRHARRLSPSGHAESSPPSSPPPLTPQLRKKRLYSAVPGRTFIATRSHVPQGSGEIQLHRGERVKVLSIGEGGYWEGNVKGRTGWFPADCVEEVQMRHYDPRLETREDRTKRLFRHYTVGSYDNYTSYSDYVIEEKMAVLQKRESEGFGFVLRGAKAETPIEEFAPTPAFPALQYLESVDQGGVAWRAGLRTGDFLIEVNGADVVKVGHRQVVALIRQGGSRLLMKVVSVSRKSDTNLIRKKAPPPPKRAPSTSLTLRSKSMTADLEDIARRRRFEKLDEMLAGNAQEVVLRSRPADDFRAATVKQRPTSRRITQAEINSLFERQGLVPPSAPEKSTMALPRGMSRTKSFGAPEDDRISALIHESRFPRSSSLSDSFIPPPPQTAPPPPPSPLFLLDSGPPPSFLPPPPPARGEGLSRSSFKPGAEPRLQELSDAPSRSHAERQRKARSMIILQDTPPPLQPDMHVAAAAMHVSSSHTSTLSLHAVALGHSPLSRRRGRPIENPYANVGQQAPPAKPQRRKSPLLKQLPVEEQGLKEQDAKSEANAPGSPSRAELYQQQVLSERARVHGRRSSLFLSVEGAISDNQAPPLLTQSHSMDDLGELPPPAPVLTPSPTPHTFLHPLTGKPLDPSSPLALALAARERALTARTPSPEPRPKHASASGTPIPTPAASPEGRHKRTPVPTPQSSPEPRSKRATPQTSPEQRSKRTTPQSSPELRHKRITPPLFQDGQVERPEAEGGVTSPAGPTPERWRPVPLANLAHESHSAAVDRRRSLTVGSSEEEGGAYTVTLPPALLSSSDEETREELRRIGLVTPPPGFAAPLSPLAVSPRRGGEGDTGDNEEESRDGSLPPSITLASPPAPPSPSSPPAAGHPSSALKPRLRSPVGRGRSALRDPLLKQSSDSELLPSSPASPAATRQPRYLFQRRSKLWGGGEEEGRPAALGGQGGSASALELSGRAESGLDLANRLHLLNKDSHSLGEEPSPLDPGRRSPVGGARCVASGESKSLFSSLGELHTISQRGYGTTYTVRPGSRYPVTRRSPSPSPSPSDRPPGSSPSPCSERPDLSSGRGLTILKSSSLSLPSEPKEVRFVMRSASARTRSRSPSPSPHASPCPSPVLSGPLLALRPWRQRPLSLWNKYDVGDWLESVGLAEHRQRFQEHEIEGSHLPALTKDDYVELGVTRLGHRINIERALRQLLDSAT; from the exons ATGATCGCCCACGCCAACAGGCGGTTACTAACGGCAACGCGACAGGCTCTCCCGTCGCCCGGGACGACGACGCGGAGGACGCGCCCTCTGGAAACAGCATTGTGGTCCGCATCGGCATCCCGGACCTGCAGCAGacg AAGTGTTTGCGGCTGGACCCAGAGTTACCCGTTTGGACCA CCGGCGTTCAACGGCCGAGCTGGCAAGTTTCTTGACGAGGAGCGACTTTTGAAAGAGTACCCTCTCCCCCCCATCACGCCCATTCCGTACCTCGAG TTTCGTTATAAACGCAGAATTTACACGCAGACTTACGTAGACGACAAGCAGCTGGCCAAGCTGCACACCAAA GCCAACCTGAAGCGATTCATGGAACACGTCCACCAGAAGAACGTGGAGAAGGTTTCCAAATGGCTGGAAAAAGGCCTCGATCCAAACTTCCACGACTCCGACAGCGGCG AGTGTCCTCTGACGCTGGCCGTCCAGTTGGAGGAGAGCTGCGAGCTGATCAAAGTTCTCCGCAGCGGCGGCGCTCACCTGGACTTTCGTACCAGGGACGGAATCACCGCTCTGCATCGGGCCGTCATGTGCCGAAACAGCGCCGCGCTCACC ACGCTGCTGGACTTGGGAGCCTCTCCGGACTACAAGGACAGCAGGGGTCTGACTCCCCTCTATCATTCCGCCATGGTGGGCGGCGCCCCCTACTGCTGCGAGCTGCTACTTCAGGACCACGCCACTCTAG GCATGACCGACGAGAACGGATGGCAGGAAATCCACCAG GCgtgtcgccatggcaacgtgCAGCACTTGGAGCACCTGCTGTTCTACGGGGCTGACATGAGCTCCCAGAATGCATCGGGAAATACCGCGCTGCACCTCTGCGCTCTCTACAATCAG GACAGTTGTGCTCGAGTATTGCTTTTCCGAGGAGCCAACAAGGACATCAAGAACTACAACAACCAGACTGCCTTTCAG GTCGCCATCATTGCCGGCAATTTCGACTTGGCCGAAATCATCAAGATCCACAAAACTTCGGATGTTG TTCCCTTCCGAGAGTCTCCGTCGTACACCAAGCGGCGCCGGCTGGGAGCCCTCAGGTCCCCGGCAGGAAACGGCCTGTCGTCGCCGCGCTCTCTGATTCGCTCGGTCAGCGACAACGCCCTGGaaagccccgcctcctcccccGGACCCTCCCTGCAAAGCTTGGAAGCGCACCtggacacgcacacgcactcgtTACGGCGACACGCGCGCCGCCTcag CCCGAGCGGTCACGCGGAGAGCAGCCCGCCGTCGTCGCCGCCGCCCCTCACGCCGCAGCTGAGGAAGAAGCGGCTGTACAGCGCCGTGCCGGGACGCACCTTCATCGCCACGCGCTCCCACGTGCCCCAGGGGTCCGGAGAGATCCAGCTGCACCGCGGCGAGAGGGTGAAAG TTCTGTCCATCGGCGAAGGCGGATACTGGGAAGGGAACGTGAAAGGAAGAACGGGCTGGTTTCCCGCCGACTGCGTCGAAGAAGTTCAGATGAGGCACTACGACCCCAGACTGG AGACGAGGGAGGACCGCACCAAGCGACTTTTCAGACACTACACGGTGGGCTCGTACGACAACTACACCTCGTACAG CGACTACGTGATCGAGGAGAAGATGGCCGTGCTGcagaagagagagagcgagggaTTCGGCTTCGTCCTGCGGGGAGCCAAAG CCGAGACCCCCATCGAGGAGTTCGCCCCCACGCCGGCGTTCCCCGCCCTGCAGTACCTGGAGTCCGTGGACCAAGGCGGCGTGGCCTGGAGAGCCGGCCTCCGTACCGGAGACTTCCTCATCGAG GTGAACGGCGCCGACGTGGTCAAGGTCGGCCATCGCCAGGTGGTGGCGCTCATCCGACAGGGCGGCAGCCGCCTGCTCATGAAGGTCGTGTCCGTTTCCCGCAAGTCCGACACCAACCTCATCCGAAAGAAAG cCCCTCCGCCTCCCAAGCGAGCCCCCAGTACCTCGTTGACTCTGCGGTCCAAGTCCATGACTGCTGACCTGGAGGACATAG CCCGGAGGAGGCGCTTTG AGAAACTGGACGAGATGTTGGCGGGGAACGCGCAGGAAGTGGTCCTGCGCTCGCGGCCCGCCGATGACTTCAGAGCGGCCACGGTGAAGCAGAGGCCCACCAGCCGGAGAATCACTCAGGCCGAGATTAAC TCGTTGTTTGAGCGTCAGGGTCTGGTCCCGCCCTCCGCCCCGGAGAAGAGCACCATGGCGCTGCCCCGAGGAATGTCCAGAACCAAAAGTTTTG GCGCTCCCGAGGATGACCGCATCTCCGCTCTGATCCACGAAAGTCGCTTCCCTCGCAGCTCCTCTCTGAGCGACAGCTTCATCCCGCCGCCTCCCCAGACGGCGCCGCCCCCGCCGCCCTCGCCGCTCTTCCTCCTGGACTCGGGGCCTccgccttccttcctcccccctcctccccccgcCCGGGGCGAGGGCCTGAGCCGGTCCAGCTTCAAACCGGGAGCCGAGCCCAGGCTGCAGGAGCTCTCGGACGCTCCGTCCAGGAGCCACGCCGAGCGTCAGAGGAAGGCGCGCTCCATGATCATCCTGCAGGACACGCCGCCTCCGCTGCAGCCGGACATGCAcgtggccgccgccgccatgcaCGTGTCCTCCTCGCACACTTCCACGCTGTCTCTCCACGCCGTCGCCCTGGGACACTCGCCGCTGTCACGCCGTCGAGGGCGACCCATTGAAAATCCTTACGCCAACGTGGGACAGCAGGCCCCCCCGGCCAAGCCTCAGAGGAGGAAGTCACCTCTGCTCAAACAACTTCCAGTGGAGGAGCAAG GCCTCAAAGAGCAAGACGCCAAGTCGGAGGCCAACGCACCGGGCAGCCCCAGCAGGGCCGAGCTGTACCAGCAGCAGGTTCTGTCGGAGCGCGCTCGCGTCCACGGCCGCCGCTcctccctcttcctctccgTCGAGGGCGCCATCTCCGACAACCAGGCGCCCCCTCTCTTGACCCAGAGTCACTCCATGGACGACCTGGGCGAGCTTCCGCCTCCGGCGCCCGTCCTCACGCCCTCGCCGACCCCGCACACCTTCCTGCACCCGCTTACCGGCAAGCCTCTGG atCCCTCGTCGCCGCTCGCCCTGGCTCTGGCCGCACGAGAACGAGCGCTCACCGCCCGCACGCCGAGTCCCGAGCCGCGACCCAAACACGCCTCGGCCTCGGGCACCCCGATCCCCACCCCGGCCGCCAGCCCCGAGGGCCGGCATAAGCGGACCCCGGTCCCCACCCCGCAGAGCAGCCCCGAGCCCCGCTCCAAGCGCGCCACCCCGCAGACCAGCCCTGAGCAGCGAAGCAAGCGCACCACCCCTCAGAGCAGCCCCGAGCTTCGCCACAAGCGCATAACTCCGCCCCTCTTCCAAGACGGACAGGTCGAGCGTCCCGAGGCGGAGGGCGGAGTGACCTCGCCGGCGGGGCCGACCCCCGAGCGCTGGAGACCCGTCCCCCTGGCCAACCTGGCCCACGAGAGCCACTCGGCTGCCGTCGACAGGCGTCGGAGCCTGACCGTAGGCAGCTCGGAGGAAGAAGGCGGCGCCTATACGGTGACCCTCCCGCCCGCGTTGTTGTCATCCAGCGACGAGGAGACGAGGGAGGAGCTACGTCGGATCGGGCTGGTGACGCCGCCCCCCGGTTTCGCCGCCCCGCTGTCCCCGCTGGCCGTAAGCCCGCGCCGCGGCGGCGAGGGCGACACGGGCGACAACGAGGAGGAATCTCGCGACGGCTCGCTGCCTCCCTCTATCACCTTGGCCTCGCCTCCCGCCCCGCCCTCCCCCTCCTCGCCGCCCGCCGCCGGCCACCCCTCCTCGGCCCTCAAACCGCGCCTGCGCTCGCCCGTCGGCCGCGGCCGCTCGGCTCTCAGGGACCCTCTGCTCAAGCAGTCGTCCGACAGCGAGCTGCTCCCGTCCTCGCCCGCCTCTCCGGCCGCCACCCGCCAGCCGCGCTACCTCTTCCAGCGCCGCTCCAAGTTGTGGGGGGGCGGCGAAGAGGAGGGCCGGCCCGCCGCGCTGGGCGGACAAGGAGGCTCCGCCTCGGCCCTGGAGCTGAGCGGCAGGGCCGAGTCGGGCCTGGACCTCGCCAATAGGCTCCACCTCCTCAACAAAGATAGCCACTCCCTGGGGGAGGAGCCCAGCCCCCTCGACCCTGGTCGCAGGTCGCCTGTAGGTGGGGCCAG atGTGTGGCGAGTGGAGAGAGCAAATC GTTGTTCTCCAGCCTGGGCGAGCTGCACACCATCTCCCAGCGAGGATACGGCACCACCTACACGGTGCGTCCGGGCAGCCGCTACCCCGTCACCCGCCGCAGCCCTTCCCCGTCGCCCTCCCCCTCGGATCGGCCGCCGGGCTCCTCGCCCTCGCCCTGCTCGGAGCGCCCGGACCTGAGCTCGGGCCGCGGTCTGACCATCCTCAAGTCGTCCAGCCTCAGCCTACCGTCGGAACCCAAGGAGGTGCGCTTCGTCATGCGCAGCGCCAGCGCTCGAACCCGTTCCCGCTCGCCTTCGCCTTCCCCGCACGCCTCGCCGTGCCCGTCGCCCGTCCTCAGCGGCCCCCTGCTGGCGCTGCGACCCTGGAGGCAGCGCCCGCTCAGCTTGTGGAACAAGTACGACGTGGGCGACTGGCTGGAGAGCGTGGGGCTGGCCGAGCACCGCCAGCGCTTCCAGGAGCACGAGATCGAAGGCTCGCACCTTCCCGCCCTCACCAAGGACGACTACGTGGAGCTGGGCGTCACGCGGCTGGGCCACCGCATTAACATCGAGCGGGCCCTCAGGCAACTCTTAGACTCCGCCACTTga